One window of the Tetragenococcus koreensis genome contains the following:
- a CDS encoding glycoside hydrolase family 1 protein, whose product MSYKFPDGFLWGGATAANQLEGATRTDGKGWTTADTAQFIADPKKRMAQMLQPMTTKTVEAALNDTKGLYPKRYGIDFYHRYQEDIALFAEMGFKTFRLSISWARILPNGDEEVPNEAGLQFYENVIDELLKYNIEPLVTLSHYEFPLGLSFEQNGWQSRKTIDAFEHYARILFERFKGKVKYWISFNEMNIVMMTGYLSAGLLEDQLSADESLTQAQFTAMHHQLVAAAKATKALHEIDPAAQMGCMIARMENYADTPAPNDVLASVKSDQENFLMMDVLAKGSYPNYAWRLFAEKGAKIDQTKEDQQVLAENMTDFVSLSYYMSGIVGGDETAETSGNLLASKANPFLEKSEWDWQIDPVGLRITLNKMYDRYQKPIFIVENGLGAKDELTNELKVHDGYRINYLREHIEQIGESLQDGVDVMGYTPWGCIDLISASGNEMSKRYGFIYVDQDDVGKGTLNRYRKDSFDWYKKVIASNGQDL is encoded by the coding sequence ATGTCTTATAAATTTCCAGATGGTTTTCTTTGGGGTGGCGCAACTGCGGCTAACCAATTAGAAGGTGCAACTAGAACGGACGGTAAAGGTTGGACTACAGCAGATACGGCGCAGTTTATTGCTGATCCTAAAAAAAGAATGGCTCAAATGCTACAACCAATGACCACAAAAACGGTAGAAGCAGCTTTGAATGATACAAAGGGCCTTTATCCTAAACGTTATGGGATTGATTTTTACCATCGTTATCAAGAAGATATCGCGTTATTTGCTGAAATGGGTTTTAAAACTTTTCGTTTATCCATTTCATGGGCACGTATTTTACCCAATGGCGATGAAGAAGTACCCAATGAAGCTGGCTTGCAGTTTTATGAAAATGTGATCGATGAATTATTGAAGTACAATATTGAACCATTAGTCACATTGAGCCACTATGAGTTTCCTTTAGGATTATCTTTTGAACAAAATGGTTGGCAAAGTCGCAAAACAATTGATGCTTTTGAACATTATGCCAGAATTTTATTTGAACGTTTTAAAGGGAAAGTAAAATATTGGATTAGTTTCAACGAAATGAATATTGTGATGATGACGGGGTATCTTTCAGCTGGATTATTAGAAGACCAACTATCAGCAGATGAGTCGTTAACGCAAGCGCAATTTACAGCAATGCATCATCAACTAGTGGCTGCAGCTAAAGCAACTAAAGCACTACACGAAATTGATCCGGCAGCGCAAATGGGCTGTATGATTGCGCGGATGGAAAATTACGCAGATACGCCGGCTCCTAACGATGTTCTAGCCAGCGTAAAATCTGATCAGGAAAATTTCTTGATGATGGATGTTTTAGCTAAAGGAAGTTATCCAAACTATGCTTGGCGTTTATTTGCGGAAAAAGGGGCCAAAATCGATCAAACTAAAGAAGACCAACAAGTTTTAGCAGAAAACATGACTGACTTTGTGTCGCTAAGTTATTACATGAGTGGTATTGTTGGTGGAGATGAAACGGCAGAAACTTCGGGTAATCTACTAGCAAGTAAAGCCAATCCTTTCCTTGAAAAAAGTGAGTGGGATTGGCAAATCGATCCAGTTGGATTAAGGATTACCTTGAATAAGATGTATGACCGTTACCAAAAACCAATTTTTATTGTCGAAAATGGTTTAGGCGCTAAAGATGAATTAACGAATGAACTAAAAGTTCATGATGGTTACCGTATTAATTATTTGCGTGAACACATTGAACAAATCGGCGAAAGTCTGCAAGATGGCGTTGATGTGATGGGGTATACGCCTTGGGGCTGTATTGATTTAATCAGCGCCAGCGGAAATGAAATGTCCAAACGCTACGGTTTTATCTATGTTGATCAAGATGATGTCGGCAAAGGAACGTTAAATCGTTACCGTAAGGATTCATTTGATTGGTATAAAAAAGTAATTGCCAGCAATGGGCAAGATTTATAG
- a CDS encoding NAD(P)H-hydrate epimerase: MKTLTAEEMYHYEEKIMNDKGVPSNVLMECAARAIAAQMKQTITKKDQIVIVAGGGNNGGDGIAVGRILHNEGFQVEILVVGNPDHYSEQNRLQQKIAKGYGASIKTDLDGIDFTTATVIVDALFGIGLNRPVEGKPLKAIEKMNAAKQARVYAIDAPSGISSVEGKALGTCIIADETITFGFYKHGMEKDELQDYFGHITVDDIGFFYEE; encoded by the coding sequence ATGAAAACACTGACTGCAGAAGAAATGTATCATTATGAAGAAAAAATTATGAACGACAAAGGTGTACCCTCGAACGTATTGATGGAATGTGCAGCACGTGCAATTGCTGCTCAAATGAAACAAACGATAACTAAAAAAGATCAAATCGTTATCGTAGCTGGCGGTGGTAATAACGGCGGCGATGGGATTGCAGTAGGACGAATTTTGCATAATGAAGGCTTTCAAGTAGAAATTTTGGTAGTAGGAAACCCTGATCATTATTCTGAACAAAATCGTTTGCAACAAAAAATTGCTAAAGGATACGGAGCATCGATTAAAACTGATTTAGACGGAATTGATTTTACAACAGCTACGGTAATTGTCGACGCCTTATTTGGTATCGGATTGAACCGACCGGTAGAAGGAAAACCTTTAAAAGCGATCGAAAAAATGAATGCAGCTAAACAAGCTCGTGTTTATGCTATCGATGCGCCATCCGGAATTTCTTCGGTGGAAGGAAAAGCGCTAGGAACTTGTATCATAGCAGATGAGACGATCACCTTTGGCTTTTACAAACACGGCATGGAAAAAGATGAATTGCAGGATTACTTTGGACACATTACAGTGGATGACATCGGTTTTTTCTATGAGGAGTGA
- a CDS encoding beta-glucoside-specific PTS transporter subunit IIABC: MADYKELASTLIDLIGGKQNITNAWHCVTRLRFNLVDDDKVRIDDIKQTKGVMGAQFSGEQFQIIIGNDVESVFEEVDKQLGHLLGGEGERSEKKGIISGLMDVISGIFTPALPALIGTGLLKGVIALLEAFNWIQVDGSAYQILIMISDCAFYFLPFILAVSSARKFKTNEYLALCIAGVLMYPTMMEGFEAVSAGQAAQDLSLFGVLPIPYLNYSSSVIPIILATYLLKFVYDFVKKWMPKTISIMFTPMVTLLIVIPITLVVLGPIGTYIGQGLAVGVTWLFDHIGFLAAAFIGAFYPILVMTGMHWAMSPIMINNFSQYGFDNSMMPAMLAATFAIAGATFGVFFKTKNENMKQISLSSGISAVVGVTEPAMYGVTLKLKKPFYAAMIGGGIAGAFINLTNVASFGMAMPGLTAIPGYIDSTNGSNIIFAIIASLLAFVVAFVVAWVLGFEEETADTKEERNKTGNQLSIEAPVAGKIQPIETVSDVTFAEQIMGYTVAIIPDSDQITSPIAGEVVMIAETKHAIGLRSNDGLEILLHLGIDTVELKGDGFTPKVQTGDQIKVGDLLMDMDVAAIKEAGYDPVVLTIVTNSNDYLKILPVYKEDDIASGAELSVAVN, translated from the coding sequence TATAAAGAACTAGCGAGCACACTGATTGATTTAATCGGCGGCAAACAAAATATAACTAACGCGTGGCATTGTGTGACGCGCTTGCGTTTTAACTTAGTGGACGATGACAAGGTGCGTATTGACGATATCAAACAGACAAAAGGTGTAATGGGGGCACAATTTTCCGGTGAGCAGTTCCAAATTATTATCGGAAACGATGTAGAAAGTGTTTTTGAAGAAGTTGATAAACAATTAGGTCATTTATTAGGCGGCGAGGGCGAAAGGTCTGAGAAAAAGGGGATCATCAGTGGTTTGATGGATGTTATTTCTGGTATCTTTACTCCAGCGCTCCCTGCTTTAATCGGAACAGGATTGCTTAAAGGAGTTATTGCTTTATTAGAAGCGTTCAATTGGATTCAAGTAGATGGTTCAGCTTACCAGATTTTAATCATGATTTCCGATTGTGCATTTTACTTTTTGCCGTTTATTTTGGCTGTTTCCAGTGCGCGCAAATTCAAGACTAACGAATATCTAGCATTGTGTATCGCTGGAGTGTTGATGTATCCAACGATGATGGAAGGCTTTGAGGCAGTTTCTGCCGGCCAAGCAGCGCAGGACCTTAGTCTTTTCGGTGTATTGCCGATCCCTTATTTAAACTATAGTTCATCAGTTATTCCGATTATTTTAGCTACTTATTTATTAAAATTCGTGTATGACTTTGTCAAAAAATGGATGCCTAAAACAATTTCGATCATGTTTACACCTATGGTAACATTATTGATTGTTATCCCAATTACTTTGGTTGTGTTAGGGCCTATTGGCACATATATTGGCCAAGGCTTAGCTGTGGGTGTTACTTGGTTATTTGATCATATTGGCTTTTTAGCAGCCGCTTTTATTGGAGCCTTTTACCCAATACTTGTGATGACCGGGATGCACTGGGCTATGTCACCTATTATGATTAATAACTTTTCGCAATATGGCTTTGATAATTCGATGATGCCAGCTATGTTGGCTGCAACGTTTGCTATAGCTGGTGCAACCTTTGGGGTGTTTTTTAAGACTAAAAATGAAAATATGAAACAAATTTCGTTGTCTTCGGGGATTTCAGCTGTGGTTGGTGTTACTGAACCTGCGATGTATGGGGTAACGTTGAAGCTGAAAAAACCGTTTTACGCAGCCATGATCGGAGGCGGAATTGCTGGTGCTTTTATTAATTTAACAAATGTAGCTAGCTTTGGTATGGCTATGCCAGGGTTGACTGCTATACCAGGTTACATTGATTCCACCAATGGTAGTAATATTATTTTTGCAATTATCGCTTCTTTACTAGCTTTTGTAGTGGCATTTGTAGTCGCTTGGGTTTTAGGTTTTGAAGAGGAAACGGCGGATACCAAAGAAGAAAGAAATAAAACAGGGAATCAACTGAGTATCGAAGCTCCCGTTGCTGGAAAGATCCAACCTATTGAAACAGTGTCAGATGTTACTTTTGCTGAACAAATTATGGGATATACCGTGGCAATTATCCCAGACAGTGATCAAATTACCTCGCCGATAGCAGGTGAAGTTGTGATGATCGCAGAAACCAAACACGCCATTGGCCTAAGAAGTAACGACGGGCTAGAAATCCTATTGCATTTGGGTATTGACACTGTTGAATTAAAAGGGGACGGCTTTACACCTAAAGTCCAAACAGGTGATCAGATAAAAGTTGGTGATTTATTGATGGACATGGATGTAGCGGCGATCAAAGAAGCCGGTTACGATCCGGTTGTCTTGACAATTGTCACAAATAGCAATGATTATTTAAAAATACTACCGGTATATAAAGAAGATGATATTGCTTCTGGAGCAGAACTATCGGTAGCAGTTAATTAA